AGTGCAAAACAGTAAATTAGCCTTTAAAATAGCTTTAGTTTACAATAACTGATTTATGCGGAAATGTatttacaacaaacaaacaatttaaaaactCCTAAAATCAAATTGCACAGATTGTACCTCAAACTTCGGAGGTTCCTGCTGTATCAGATGTTCCTCGAGTATCTCCTCTGCGTTCTCAGATGAGGTTTTggatttcttctttttcttcctcttcttcttctctgtctGCTCAACAGGCTGTGTAGTTAAATCATCCTggacacagtttaaaaaaaaaaaaaagaggtttttaCTTGTCTACTTTGTATAAATGCTTGTCACGGGGGCAGCAGTTTACCTCTGGCAATCTGTTGGCTTTGGGGCTTTTCTGGATGACTCTGGGAGGCTGAGAAGCGATGTTTGCCCAGGACTGAGCAGAAGATCCGGTGGGATTGAATTCTGCACTGTCCCAATCTAAATCAAATTGAGGTTTAAACAATTCgatgcatttaattcattcagtattgatttttaacttaaaaacctAATTTAAAAAGATTCACAATCCACTTCTGTAATATGATGCATTTCCCAGTGAAACTGAATATTccataagaaaaaaacaacaaaataattgttaagccctaaaacattttatttgtctttttttttttttttttttaagaaaagatgCTTCAACATCTTTCTTTGAGCAAAATGACTAAAGCACCTGATATCATAATTACAACTTCCCAACTCATAAACACGAGGACTTGAACCTACCATAAGACAAAGATAGAAATGTATTAAGAAAGAAAATCTGGTCTATTTTGATTTCTGAAGCATGTTTGCACATCTTGACCTGCTGTGACAGCTGATGACATGTCACACTTTCCACTGGACGGGACTTGCTGTGTCGACTTGGTTCTTCGTTTTGGTGCATTCTAATAAGAATAAAAACCAAACGTTGCCGAGATTCATTAAGGAAACAGTTTGTGCTTTAACAGAACATTGTGTTCTCTGGCTCAAATCACCAGGCATGAACGTTACCTTACAAATGGGTGCTGGTGATCTCTGACACTCTGCTGGCACGACTGCAGCAGCACAAACAGATGGTTCCTGGTGCAGGGAAGCTGCTGTCGGGTTGCTGGGTGTGATATCACCCAATTCAGGGAAATCGGCAAGTTTCATTTCAAATGTGCTAAAACATGTAATGGCTGATTTGTCTCTTTCTGCAGGGTTTGGGGAAGGTTTGATGCCTCTCTCACCTAGAAGCAGAACCAAATCAACCAATTACAATTTAACCCGGAAATTACTATTAAAAGTCTTCTTAAAAGGAATAAACACCTCTGTCTTTTGATCTCCTACTGATCCTTTTGTCCTGAGAGGAAGGTTCAGCTCTGCTGTCCTTCAATAACTAAAAGATTGCAAAAGGCTTTCAAAAATGCAAcagtaataaagatttaaataatcCAAATAGCCATACTAGGATCAGACCTTTCCAGTTTGCTTGTTTGAATCATTATTTAGTCCACTGCGGGTTTTGAGATCAGTGCTGCTCTTGTAGATGTTTGTCCTTGGTGCCGTGGCATACTGATCATCGTCTGATCTCTGCCTCCTCTTGAACCAGTCCTCGGGTGAAGACAGGCACGTTTTGTTTTTATATGGAGCTCTGAGTACAGTAAAGTCTAAagttaaaaactgaaaatcataCGACGAGTCAAAACGAGACGAGTACCGATTTCTTTAGTTCtccaatgcaatgcaatgtaCAGTGGCCTGAAAAAGCATTTGGACAATTAAAAGGAACTGATATACTGTTCAaaattaatacatgtattgttaCGCTTTCTTGCTGTCAAATGCTAGTGGAAAATAATCAGTCATTAAGTTCACCCAAAggtgaaaattgtgtcatcatttactcatcctcatgttgtttccaAACCGATATGACTTTGGTAAACAGAAACACAAGTTAGGCTATTTGGAAGGAAACCTGAGATGTTTCTGTCCCTCGACTGGCTTACAGTAAAATAACTCTTGTAAAGAGATATGATCACTTTACATGATGAATAggtttaatttaggcttttttaAATTGACATCTAAACAATGATCAACATACATGAAGCACACATTTGGTAAACATGGAAGTGCACAAAGAACTTGGACTAAACCTCTCAACTCATTTAGATACTTTTTTATGGTGCCTCTATGGCCTTTTTCGATCTAAGTTTTGGTTGCCAGACTTTTAACAGAGGGACAGAAACCTctaatttttcataaaaaaattgttgaccaaagtcttattggtttggaatgacataggTGAGTAAAAAATGACCATTTTCTTTTTGCCGTGAACTATCCCTCAGATTTGATGAACTACACCTGTGATTACTTTGATTGGACACCTGTTTGAACTTGATGAGCTGgtttaatgttactttaaaaaattGCTCAAGAAAACACGGAGCCATACCATAGTCAAAAATTATGAATTTGTTCCCACAACTTATTAATTCATGGCCATACTAATaattataccccccccccccccttttgtttatttaaatcatgtccatgattttaCCAGgacaagggaacaaattaataagttATGGTCACTATATCTTGTTACTTCCCCCTTGCTTGACATGTATGGGTCTCCAAGGGAAAGTGTAGTTAGGTCTGAAAAAAATGTCATTCGATCACATCTGCAGAAAGCACTTGGTTAGATAGtttgatatataattatatataaaaacattcatgcatttttagTATCCCAACACTTCTTGGGGCCACTGATCACAAATctatataaattaatgaataatttcTCAATGCCTGCCTGCTCTGACTGGTTAATAAAATCAAATTCCACACagtcagttatttttaccttttcaAATGGTCCTCCATTTTGTGTTGCTGTGGAAGGCTATGAATCAAACAAATTCAGAGGCTCCAAAACCCCAGCCTTCATTATCTGTGAGCTCAGAGACAGGTTCAAAGATCAGACCGGTGACATAACAACATGCATGAGCTGAAATCAagatgaataaatcaaataaacactttgaaaaaaaaaacaaaaaaacaatcactgTATGGAGTGCACAAATCTGCGTTTAAACAAACGATGCTGAATGACAAATCATGACGCAGCAAACAAATTAAACTAGTCATGATCACTCTTATGTCATAATCCACTCAACCAAAGTCACTTTCAGGGCCAGTCGGTTAAAACACGGTTTAATATTGTCTATACACAgacgtttattattttttagggaTCATAAGTAAATGTATATAAGGTTTTGTGCAGGACTGGTGTCTTAAAATAGATGATACTGGATAGAAACGGTTAGCAGCAGCCAGCTACTACAACATCAAGCAAACTTCTTTAATTCAAACTTAGACACATGAGATTCAAGCTTACATGCGAAATAAGATGACAGAGGGCCACTGTGTCGCATGTTTAGCTGTCGACAGCTTTCAGGAGCTCTTCTGTGTCAGATGGGATTTCTAGATAGCTCGTGTAGCTAGTGTATGCACAGTCATGATGATGAACTATATAGAAATtcagcaaacagtaaaatatttcATACCTTCCGGTCTTTAACAAACTCCATTTTAAGAAGACGCATACCGTTTACATCCGGTTCCGATATAAAACTGGTAACTTAGGCCAAATAATTAAAGATTGAGCTCAAAGTTTACAACGAGAGCAGTCAGTGcgagggacttttattttgaaggtggTTTGAGAGACAGTCATTAGGAATGCAGTGTGTGATTTTCATccaatatgatttaaaatgtagttgattatactttacattatttaaagTTGCAcggaaaaaaaactattttgttcattttttatttttagatttttgttttcttttcttttttttattcttaacagAAATATGGACAATATAACTTCATGCATGTACCTAATTTtgtacattcataaatgtaaatatatgaaatgtGAACAATAGTTTCATGTGTTTAAGCAAGAATTTGATTTGTATTTAGAGTTTTATTGTCTGTTACTAAGAAGACGATCAAAACATctgcagaaaataaatatattggaaattgtgaataaaagtgggttttacaataaaatattatttcagcctTTCCATTTCAATATTTCATGTATAATACAATGTTATTTGTTGCTTCTATGTAAGAGTGAAATTATCTTAATGAAAATTGTTTTGACACCATTGTTTCCCCACATTCACTCTTAATGTGTTTTCGTTTATACCCTGTTCTCCCCTATTAGGTTAATTCCTAATAATCTTACTTTTTTctcttaataaaaactaatataattGCTTCCCACTGTACTTTGGCTTGGCAGTTAAATGTAGgaattgttgtgtttttatttatacttgTATGTTGAATtggaattaataaatgtaaaaaataaacatattaaaatcatGCAAGTTAATATAAACTGaaagataaataaaacattcCAGTAGACATTAATCaccattatttattcatcttttttagTAATTTGATTGAAAAGATATGTTCAGTAtccacatatttttatatatagatacacacaaaaatataccAGTGCATATGCCAAACATGTAATGTCATTTTTATAAAACAGTACCACTGACACAGAGGCATAAACAAATGCATATATGTTGAGTTAATTAAgtgttgtaaaaaaaacacacaaaaaaaacgtgTGACATATGTCTTACTatttacagtcttttttttttcatttaagtaaacaaatttCCATAAGCACAagtactttttattgtttttcactgTAAACACTTTCAGAGGAACTTTCTTGAGTGGACTTTAATGCTTTCAATAAGGAAAATGAGGTCTGACCTCATATGACACAAGAGTGAATCCTAAACTCTAAATCTCATTCCTCCTTCTGTCTCCTCATCCGGCTCAGTAAAATCAGAGGCACTATGAAGAATGTTGAACTGATTATAAAACATAATTCTGCTCCAGCCAAccagtacactgaaaaaaaaaaattaaataatgttaagatTTGCTggaaactacaataaaaaaaggTACAGACTCATTTAAATGATTTCCATACAATTGCAGATTACTGTTAGGGTTGTtaacataaatgcaaataattatttaagctttctaatattacatataatttaatcttttttccttttctttttttacctgaAGAAGCCACAGTAGGGCCCAGTGCTCGAGCTAAAGCTCCAAGACTCCGAAGGATTCCCATTACTGTCCCCTTCTGACTAGCTGagcctaaaaaacaaacaatgacaTCAATAACACAACACACATTCAAACTAAAAGAGGTGTGAGAGATGTTACCATCactattaaagggacagttcacttaaCAATAAAACTTCtggcatatatatttatttatttatctatctatctatctatccattttttattattatttaaaaaaaaattgtaataatcaaaACTGATTATCACAAATCACAGTTCTTAAAAATGTCCTCTTTTGTGTACCATAGTAGAAAGCAagtcaattttcatttttttatgaactatccttttaaataatgtttttttttttttttttttttttttagaaaaaggtTTACTTAACCCATTAAAATAGATCTCAGACAAAACTAGACACaggaaaaatgttaaataaatcccACCGTGTCCAGACACTTGTGTTGAAAGACATGGAACAACAATAGCAGCAGctggaaaaaaattacaaattcaaatactaacacataaaataagtaaatttttatatgataataataatgcatttgtatACTGACAGATGCATACTTGCTTACCAAAAGAGTACAAAAATAATCCAGAATAAAGCAGTGTCAAATTCCATGCTATTCCAATGAGCAAGAATGCTGGTATAAGTGATATAATTGCCTGAAATACACATATATGAAAGCAAATATGTAGTCACAATGTGCAGGCCTTTCAGTAGTTAATCATTAAATCATATTCAGAGTTCCAAGAAAATTGCAAGAAAATTTCAGTAATGCATGAAAGAGTTTACCACGCTAACAGTCTGGATCTGATGACCTGGTTTGATCCTGCGGGCATATCCGCCCTGGATCACTGCCATGGTAATGCCGATGAAAAAGAACATCTTCCCCTGCTCCATGCTATGAAAGAAGAAgacatagttttattaaaaaaatctcagGCAAGACCACAGGATTCAGCTGctccatgacacacacacacacacacacacacacacacacacacacacacacacacacacacacacacacacacacacacacacacacaatgatccCAGTATCTCACGGTTCTGATTAAGCAAAAGACATGTGTACAAGAGTGAATTGGTCAATTGAAATCATATATCATCAGTGGCAGCTACACTTTACTTCAACCTTTGTCCTCTTTAGttgtttatgatttataataaattttcCAAAACTTCCTTGTTCCTCATGCAAATAAACTCAAAAGATGTCACATTTTCATGAGTCACATCTCATGGCTTAAGTTTGCCTCTGTTTGAACTTGAAATCAATTAGCTCGATTTGCCACAGACAGTTTAGCAGTTGGAGACAATGGtgtgctttataatgttacaaactgAATGCTGTTGTGCAGGCAACTGATGTGTAGAAGCAGTAACCAAAGCCTAttgtagctgttttttttaaaggctgttgGAAGTTGTTGTGTTAGCTATAGATTCAGGCCTTACCTGGAAAACTGGAAGCGCTGATGTGTCAGAAAACTCAAGGTGAATTCCAACCCAGAGAAGAGAAACAGATATGTGAAGTAAACCAATCCAAGCGCCTTGAGATTTAGCATTtctattgtggaaaaaaaaagtaaaataatcatcacGATCAATTGCTGTGACAGATATTCATCCTGGTCAAATTTAAGACATTTGCGTTGACTGAAAGTTTATGGCCTTACTTTGCTCAGATGGTGGATTCTTTGTTCTTGTGAGGGCCGTGAAATTGAAAAGTGCAACAGGGTGAAGAAGATCTCCAGAGTGTTGAATACCTGAAGACTGTGATGCACCCTAAATCGTGAAAAACATTCATTACGTTTGTAATTAAAGACAATTCTATTGACAATTAAAACTAAGTTGAAGTCCGTTCAGGAAGTGATTACATTAAAAGTCACAAAGTATCGAAACTAGCAACAAATCTTGTTTTCTCTATCCTATTAATTCATTTCATGCTAGCTTTAAATGTCACTTAAATTTCTATGCACATTTGATTACATACAATTACATACTTACAGTACATTATTACAACATAACTGAGCAGCATTATTTTAATCACTTATTATTAAAAGTTAGCTTCTGGTTGTTGCATACGGTCACCTTGCTGTCCTTTTGTAATGTCTCTGGCAGCATGAAGAATATAAAAAGCAGGTCTGCTAAAGAAAAAAGGACAGCCAGCCAGGCGGGGCCTTGATAAAACACCTCAGCATCTTTGAGCCTCAGAGCAAAGTATGCTCCCATTAATGGACCCAGTGTGAACCCCAAGGAGAAAGCAACACCAATCATTGCCTGACAACAGAAGAGAACAAACCCAGTCAATCTTCAAATGACTCCAAAGATAAAAGCTCAAATGTAAAACATTCATTTCAGATAATGATGACCCTAACTCACCATTCCCTTGTTTCTTGCTTTAGGGCAAGGCAGGTCTGCCACAATAGCAGTGCACAGGCTGACATTACCCTTACAAATTCCTCCAACCACTCGAGACAGCAGAAAAATTGTAAAACTGTGAGAAAAAGCCCACAGAACGTAGGATCCCACAAGACCTACctggaaaacaaggaaaatagtACTCAGATCTACTAGGTCTAGAAAATATGAAATCCAGATTCTgccatgaaattaaaaaaaattaaacaaaaaagggAATTGCAACTTTTTAATCTGCTAATTCGACTTCGTTTCTAacaaatctgagtttatatcttgaaaattgaaagaaaaaagtcagaattacgagataaaatgtcacaattaaatgtttttattttttataattttttattccatggcagaaacaagTTTCCATAAGAAAAGGCATAGAAACACATTAAaggaaatgttttaattaaattttctgtTACTAAATACCTTATTTAGTACCCCtagaaaagctaataattaataaaatcatacaaatgaataaatcatgCCATGTGATTTTTACCAAAAAGAAAACCATGtactgaaatattaacttaaaatctcaGAGGGTATTTACTTTAGGTCAAAGTGGTTTGACTGACAAAACGGTTTGGGAGTCCCTGCCCCACAATGATCTAGTTTTGTCAGTGTGGTCTACACTTACGGTTGTTAACAGCAGCAGTGGTTTTCTTCCATAAACATCTGAAAGAGCCCCAGTAATGGGTGACGACAGAAATTGTAGCAGAGAGTAGAGAGAGCCTATCAGACCTAAGACACCAGAGACGAAGACAATCAATAAACCTGTCTTCAATACAAAGGTCAGTTTGAATTATGTGCTGCATTTGAAGAAACCCCGAACTTCAGTCAGAGTAACGAAGTTACCTCCAAAAAGAACACTGTTATATTTAGTTTCCATAGGAACTCCAACCGCCCCTCTGAACCAGTCCACTACGCTCCGTAACGACTGATACACACCGTCCTGTAAGATGCAACATCAAAATCAGAAGTGAAAGCTATTtttatacatacacaaacacacataaaaaaaaattgtagtattCCTGTTGCTttccattataaatatataaaatatataagacATTATGtcttatacataaaaatatatcagAACTAAGTCAATTTATGCTTAATATAGGACAAGAAAGTGgggtaaaaaattatatttaattaagtttatttttcttaatccAATGACaatttttcttttgcattatCTCTTATAAAGAAAATGTAGTTtgatgttaaatttttttttagatattaaacCGGGAAAACAAGCCAAAATGCTGTGTAAGAACCCCATTTTTTTAGTGCACGTTATTATGTTTCCATTCTACAGCTGCTATCCAGTGGAGAAAAATGTTAACGGAGTAAAGAAATGTTACACACTGCCAAGTATAACAGTAATTGGAATAGTTCAATGAGTGTGCACTAGATGAAAAAGTGAATGAAGCCATTGTCAGCTTCATTTAATGAGAAAGAACAGCTCAGAGCTTGAAGGCTTTCCACAGACACATATCTTGAACAAAGCATATATTCATTCAGTATGTGATTACTTCCAGTCACTGCTGCCTTTTGTACAGGAAACGTTCCTTTCTATAAGGTAACAACAATTAGATGCATGCATGACTAATCTAGGCCAGATACAACAGCAAACTAAACAAACCAGTTAAacatattttgagtttttataCCAACAACATATCCAAATTATAACCATAAAAATATGATCTCACCCCAGTTTGACTGTAGTGGTCCAAGATTGAGGGGAGCAGAGGAAGTATTAACGTGAAGCCCAGCAAGTCAAGCAGCAGTGCCAAGAAAACCACCTTGATGACTCTGGAGGAGCGCACGTCCTCAGATGTAGTTTCGTCACCAGCCATTTCTCCACTCCAGTCTCCCAAAGGTTTTCTTGATAGCTGAGAACTCTTAAAGCATCTCCTGTGGTCACTGAACTGAAtcactgaacaaaaacaaatcagcacAGTGAACAAAAGTATAACATTTGTCCTAACTCAATTTCAAAAGTACCAAAAATTGCACTGGTATGGTAACGTTTTCTTTAACATGGTACATACACATGGTTTAACATGTGTATTTGCACCATGGTATTCTTTACAGTCATGTATATATTATAGATTTAGGAGTCATAAAGTACAATGTTtaccacatttacatttttttttatatataaattaaaaatctagGTTTTGCTTTAAGGTTTTCATGTTACAGTACAATTACACAAAAAGTACTGGTCAATCTTAATTAACAACATGTAGCCTACTTCGAGTTAAAGTTTGGTTTATGGTTAGTTGCTCCTAATTACTCTAAGCAGCCTTCATGTAACGTGTAAaccaaagtgttaccaaaacgTATTGATAAATAATTAAGTTTATTCTTAATTAGTCAATGACTGACACTAAAGAACTAAACTATAGCTTTAACATACTTAAACACCAAAACTTAACAATCATGCACAGGGCAGATGGTCATGTAAACGACACTGCCCATACAGTAACATGAATCTAGTCTGCTTAGAGTCATTGGGACATCACGCAACTCTCAAATCAACTGTAATAAATTCTATGACACTTGCCCGTCTGTGCCTCATTTAAGTCGAATATTTTCTTCGATTAGACTCGACTGAACAGTTCACTTGATTTCCTACCTTGAGCTCGGAGTGCGCAAAGTTCCCAGAAGATGCTGCTACTTCCCCACACACTCCCCATCATGAACACACACCAGGAAGAGGTGTCTCATTTCACCAGTATGGCAAGCCATTTTAGCTTAAAATCTTCCCAGCGTTACTAGTCGTTGTTGCATTTTTACAAGTAACAATTAAATTAGAGAGCCCTACAACTGAATCcttactagtaacaatttaaattagagagctctctaattttATTCTTACTGGTAAAAAtgcaattatagagctctataattaaattttactataaaatatcACATTAAAGGTATGTTTAATTACGGAGCTCAACTGTTATTTAacttttactagtaagaattagAATTAGAGAGCTATTTAATTCCATTACATAATTTGAGAGTGCTCTAAATATAATTGTTACTATTAAAAACTGAATTAGATAGCTCTCTAATtggaattcttactagtaaaaaccgagcgccaacctcccgctctctctctcttggggccaataaggaagtgactaaaactgcaattcattaaCTGGCCGCTTGAGACTGGCTGCTAAAGGGAGTCAGTTCCATAGACTCccaatgttaaaatgcccaactttacagcaggaaaaaacatgtttacagcctggtgcaaaaaaatgattttggtctacatagctaattttgcccttcatgacaactgttaGGGGGGTGAATTTTTATAACtaatccgtttaaattatattaagacttaaagttctgcataattaagggcgtagccacttgagtgacaggtggattgccgctgctgacactgccattgtgctaggtgggtgtggcttcagcaactagctcccgcctttttgcccatttttgattgtccgggagagtcgcgtGGTGACAAGTACAAATTGGTACAAGTACAAATTGCATTAAAGAGCTCTGTAATTgtaattcttactagtaatatAGTTTAAGAGagctaaataatattttaaaggaatattttaagCTAAAATGGCTTGCCACACTTCAGCGACGACCATAGTGACTTGTGGAGCAATGAGCTGATTTCTGGAACATGTGTAGACAAAGTTACAAATTCCTCATCTGTCAGAACAGATAATCATAGAACATgcacatacaaaaacaaacagcctaatatgtgaatttatttgttaattttacattttaacatcacTGGTTTGATAATCCACATTGTAGTGGTTTCCATGACCACACGATGGAgttaatttataatgttataagcAAATTGTGTGTATCTATCATTAATGCGACAGAACGGCCTACTTTAATCCATGGatctaatataatgataatgatataaTGCCCCAACAGCTCACCGGACGTTCAGTTAAGACATAACAGATTATATTTGTGTGAACACTTAAATACTGCACAAGTCTGTGTATAGTTATCGGGATCGCGGGCCGAAGTGCCTTTATGTGGAAAGGTAGGCTAACGTTACTCCTCTCAAAAAACGtacaaataaaggtaattaaacatcttaaattattattattattattattggagcACTGAGATCGCTAGACGAGGGCTTAGTGaactcatttttgtgaaaacatcaAAACCGACTAAAATcaacatttttcttcttcttttcttttattttgcctGTGATGTTCAGGGAATATAGTGACCGCcaggaaaataattaatataaattgagTGTTACATTTATGGGAAagaattgtcattttatttaaaccAAACCTAATTTTACTTAAACCTAATACTTATCACTTATtgaataaaatagtataaaacaAAGCCCACCCAACATTAAAAgcacacaaattatttttttctttgtgttcattattttataatagcATCTGTATATATTCCTGTACACGTCATCTTAAATATGTGCTCACAAATACAGAATAACACGAAAGACGGCATGTACAGTAGAATAAATGAGGATTCAAACCAGCAAACGTTTCACAGTCACAGGCGGAACCATACAGAAGAACAAACGCTTCAGGGGGAACACGACGACGGCGCACACAACGTGAAGGACAAGAGGACTTCAAAATTGTTCAGCTGTCACTGAAATTCAATATTTCAGGTAATCGACACTACTGGTCTTTCATTTTTATTCGTATATTACATATTGGCGAGGCTTGTTGCTGCTTGTAACACCGTTAGTCAATCAGGAGCGTTTCAATGGTCAAAGCAAGTGTTGACTACACTGACACATAGCAAGTGTTCAGTTTAACAGATGCAGCATAATATTTGATATCTTAAATTTGTGTTTAGTTTCACTACACGTACAGGATACTGGCACAAGATTCACTCAAGTTGGCATTTTCATCACTCGTCAGTAATCTGTTCCCTGCTGTCAGTGTTGTCAGGTTCACTGTTCCCTGATTTGCACTTGAATGCAAGTACACAATGAAGCGTGACATCTCTTACTGACAGCTGGTCATGACAGCTCAGCAGACAAGATGATGTCGTGCACCAGACTACTGGCACTGCTTGAGCCGCATGCATTGAAGAGGAGTCTACCACAGATCTGCGCTGCCCGTCTTTCAGGTTTTAGAAGACAGCATGGAAACATCGCCAGAGCCTTCTGTCAGCCTGGATCTGGCTTTAACAAAACTGATGACCACAGGCAGAGAATATGGCCTCCTTCACTGGCAGGTCACAGCTGTGGCAGAAGGTTTTTCAGCCTCACTCCTGCTGGGATTGTGAACTCAGCCCCAGCTTCTGTTCAGCCGTACCTCAGATTGATGAGGCTGG
The sequence above is drawn from the Carassius auratus strain Wakin chromosome 5, ASM336829v1, whole genome shotgun sequence genome and encodes:
- the LOC113080657 gene encoding major facilitator superfamily domain-containing protein 10 isoform X2, yielding MAGDETTSEDVRSSRVIKVVFLALLLDLLGFTLILPLLPSILDHYSQTGDGVYQSLRSVVDWFRGAVGVPMETKYNSVLFGGLIGSLYSLLQFLSSPITGALSDVYGRKPLLLLTTVGLVGSYVLWAFSHSFTIFLLSRVVGGICKGNVSLCTAIVADLPCPKARNKGMAMIGVAFSLGFTLGPLMGAYFALRLKDAEVFYQGPAWLAVLFSLADLLFIFFMLPETLQKDSKGASQSSGIQHSGDLLHPVALFNFTALTRTKNPPSEQKMLNLKALGLVYFTYLFLFSGLEFTLSFLTHQRFQFSSMEQGKMFFFIGITMAVIQGGYARRIKPGHQIQTVSVAIISLIPAFLLIGIAWNLTLLYSGLFLYSFAAAIVVPCLSTQVSGHGSASQKGTVMGILRSLGALARALGPTVASSVYWLAGAELCFIISSTFFIVPLILLSRMRRQKEE
- the LOC113080657 gene encoding major facilitator superfamily domain-containing protein 10 isoform X1, with translation MMGSVWGSSSIFWELCALRAQVIQFSDHRRCFKSSQLSRKPLGDWSGEMAGDETTSEDVRSSRVIKVVFLALLLDLLGFTLILPLLPSILDHYSQTGDGVYQSLRSVVDWFRGAVGVPMETKYNSVLFGGLIGSLYSLLQFLSSPITGALSDVYGRKPLLLLTTVGLVGSYVLWAFSHSFTIFLLSRVVGGICKGNVSLCTAIVADLPCPKARNKGMAMIGVAFSLGFTLGPLMGAYFALRLKDAEVFYQGPAWLAVLFSLADLLFIFFMLPETLQKDSKGASQSSGIQHSGDLLHPVALFNFTALTRTKNPPSEQKMLNLKALGLVYFTYLFLFSGLEFTLSFLTHQRFQFSSMEQGKMFFFIGITMAVIQGGYARRIKPGHQIQTVSVAIISLIPAFLLIGIAWNLTLLYSGLFLYSFAAAIVVPCLSTQVSGHGSASQKGTVMGILRSLGALARALGPTVASSVYWLAGAELCFIISSTFFIVPLILLSRMRRQKEE